The sequence GGATGCCGAGATGCCGGCAATGGCACATGCGCTGGAGCTGCTGCCGACGATGGAGTTTCCGCAGTCCGGCACGCTGGTGCCGGAGCTTGCGCGCCTCTACAAATCGGCGAGCGAGCAGCAGAAGCAGTTCTGGGAGGAGGTCGTCAAGCCCAAGGACCAGCGCCGCGCCGGCCTGCCGAAGGAATATATGGAGACGACGCAGGGCCTGCTCGACACGCTCGACAAGCTCTCGAACGCCTTGGCCGCGACCGTCAATCACCAGGACGCGGCGATCGACCAGCTGCTGTCGATCAAGCAGAATGCCTGGCTGCTCCGCAACACCGCGGGTGAAGCGTCGCTGATCATCTCCCTCGGACTCAACAGCGGCCGCATCGCGCCGGAGGCTCGCCTCGCCTACACCCAGTTCGTCGGCGGGACGGCCGCGATGTGGAAGGCGCTGGAATTGTCGGCCTCGGGCATGCAGCTGCCGCCGGCCCTGTCGTCCGCCATGACTGCTGCCAAGACCGCCTATTTCGATCTGCAATATCTGGCCCTTCGCGATCGCCTGGCCAACACGCTCGCCAATGGCGAGAAGGCCGAAATGACCGCGAACCAGTGGACGCCGGTGACGGTGGGCCGCCTGTCCAGCGCGGTTGCCGTCGCCGAGACCGCTCTCGACGCCGCCAAGAACCACACGCTGGAGCAGCGCGGTGCTGCGCTGCGCGCGCTGATCCTGCAGCTCGTGCTGCTCGCGCTCGCCGTCGCCCTCGCCCTCGGCGCGATCATGCTGGTCAGCCGCCGCGTGATCCGTCCGCTCAACACCATCCGCGACGCCATGCTCAAGGTCGCCGGGGGCGATCTCGCCGTCGACAGCGGCTATCTCGACCGCAGGGACGAGATCGGCGCGCTCGCCGGCGCGCTGGAGGCCTTCAAGCAGCAGGCCACCGACAAGCTCAAGATCGAGGCGCAGGAAAGCGAGCGCAATGCCGGCGCGTCCGCGCGCCAGCGCGCGATCGAGACCTATGTCGGCGAGTTCGAGGGCGTGGTCCGCAAGACGCTCGGCGAACTCAGCGAAGCTTCCGGCGAGATGCGCAAGACCTCGGGCGATCTGTCCGCCGTGTCGCGCCAGACCAACGACCGCGTCCAGGTTGCCGGCAAGGCCTCCAACGACGCCTCGATGAGCGTCGACAGCGTCGCCGCCGCAGCCGAGGAGCTCTCGGCCTCGATCAATGACATCAGCCAGCAGGCCGCCCATGCCGCCGGCATCGCCGGCCGCGCCGTCACGCAAGCGCGCGAGACCGACGGCACCGTGCAGGGCCTGGCAAAATCCGCCGGGCGCATCGGCGAGGTCGTCGGCCTCATCAACACCATCGCAGCGCAGACCAATCTGCTGGCGCTCAACGCCACGATCGAGGCGGCGCGCGCGGGCGAGGCTGGCCGCGGCTTCGCCGTGGTCGCCTCCGAGGTGAAGTCGCTGGCGAGCCAGACCGCGAAGGCGACCGAGGAAATCTCGGAGCAGATCGCCGACATCCAGAAGGTCGCCGGAGACGCCATCAACGCGATCCAGACCATCGGCGGCATCATCGGCGAGGTGAACGAGGTCGCCACCGCGATTGCGGCCGCCGTGCAGGAGCAGGGGGCGGCGACCCAGGAAATCACGCGCAGCACGCAATTTGCGGCGCAGGGCACCAAGAACGTCTCGGACAACATCACCGGCGTCAAGGCCGACGCGGATGCCGCCGCCGCGGCCGCGGACAATGTGAAGCACGCCTCCGAGATGCTGGAGAGCCAGAGCCGCCAGCTCGGTCACGAGGTCAGCGACTTCCTCGGCAAGATCCGCGCGGCGTAAGGCTAGGCTTTATACACGCGCGGTCAGCCACTCCTTCGGCGTCGTCCTGGCGAAAGCCAGGACACATAACCACCGGCTGTCGTAACTGGCAGGCCGGTGGTTGGCATGTGCCTCCACGCTGACATTCGGGGTAATGGGTCCTGGCTTTCGCCAGGACGACGGTGGAGATAGCGCCCGTAATTTTACGGCAGGAGCACTGTCTAAGTTTTTACCCTTTTCGGGCCAAATGCGCCTCAAGCGCCTGCCGCACGGCAGGTGCCTCTGTCACGTGCAACCCTTTGGTCTTTCGAAGTTCGTCGGGGGGCTGCCGTTCGGGGCCACGAACTTCGAAATGCGTACCGGGGTGTCCGATGCTCAACCGCCTGACCGTATCCACGCTGCTGAAAGCGGTGATCCTCTCCACCGCGCTCGTTGTGGTCGTCGGCTTCTCGATCAGCGCATGGAGTTCATGGACCCGGCTTCAGCAGGCGAACCGGATCGTTGCGGTTTCCGGCGCCTCGGCCGAAGTGTTCAAGGCAATGGCGAACATCCGGGCCGACCGTTCGACCAGCAGCCGCCAGCTCAACTCCGACGTCCAGTTGGACCAGGACATTGAAAAATACATCCGCGGAATCCGCGACATCCTGATGCCGGCACTGGCGCGCGCCATCGAGATTCTTCCCTCCATCGACTTGCCGCAGGGCGAGGCGATGGTGTCCGACCTCAGTCGGCTGAACAAGCTGCTGCTTGAGAAGCAGGCAGAATTCTGGACCGAGGTCGCCAAGCCCAAGGCTTCCCGCCGCGCAGCACTCGCCAAGGAATATACCGACGCCGAGGACGGGCTGATGGCGATCCTCGAGAAGCTGGCGCCGATGCTCGGCGCGAGCGTCAATCATCAGGACGCGATCATCGACCAGTTCCTGATGATCAAGCAGATGGCCTGGCTCTTGCGCCTGAGTGCCGGCGAGTCCTCGCTGATCGTCGGAAACGCGCTCGGCACTGGCAAGATCACGCCCGAGCTTCAACTCGCCTATACCAAATTCGTTGGCGGCACCGATACCGCCTGGAATGCGATTGAGCTCGCCACGGTCGGCATGCAACTACCGCCGGCGCTCGCCGCGGCCATGGCGAACGCCAAGGCCGTTTATTTCGACCCGCAATACGCCACCACGCGCGACGGCATCATTGCCGCGGTCGCCAAGGGCGAAAAGCCATCGATGACCGCGAACCAGTGGAGCCCCTACTCGGTGGGCCGCATGGCGAGCGCGATCAAGCTCGCCGATGCCGCGCTCGAGGCGGCCAAGGACCATTCCGCGACCCAGCGCGCGGCCGCGGTGCAGCTGCTGATCGTCAATATCGCCCTTCTCGTTGCCGCGATCGTCCTGACCGGCGCCGCCATGCTGGCGGTCAGCCGCCGCGTGATCACGCCGCTGCACCGGATCCGCGACGCCATGCTGGAGGTGGCCGGCGGCGACCTCACCATCGACAGCGGTTATCTCGACCGTCACGACGAGATCGGCTCGCTTGCGGGCGCGCTGGAGACGTTCAAGCAGCAGGCGATCGACAAGCTCAAGATCGAGGAGCAGGAGCGCGAGCGCAACGCGGGTGCCGCCGCGCGCCAGCGCGCGATGGAGGCCTATGTCGGCGAGTTCGAGGGCGTGGTGCGCAAGTCGCTGGGCGAATTGAGCGAAGCCTCTGGCGAGATGCGCAAGACCTCGGGCGACCTCTCCGCGGTCTCGCGCCAAACCAACGAGCGCGTCGAGATCGCCGGCAAGGCCTCCAACGACGCCTCCATGAGCGTCGACAGCGTGGCCGCTGCCGCCGAGGAACTGTCGGCCTCGATCAACGACATCAGCCAGCAGGCCGCGCATGCCGCCGGCATCGCCAGCCGGGCCGTCAACCAGGCCCGCGAGACCGACAGCACCGTACAGGGACTGGCGCAATCCGCCGGGCGGATCGGTGAGGTCGTCGGGCTGATCAACACCATCGCGGCGCAGACCAACCTGCTGGCGCTCAACGCCACCATCGAGGCTGCGCGCGCCGGCGAGGCCGGCCGCGGCTTTGCCGTGGTTGCCTCTGAAGTGAAGTCGCTGGCCAGCCAGACCGCCAAGGCGACCGAGGAGATCTCCGAGCAGATCGCCGACATCCAGAAGGTCGCGGGCGATGCCATCAACGCGATCCAGGCGATCGGCGGCATCATCGGCGAGGTCAACGAAGTCGCGACCGCGATCGCCGCCGCCGTTCAGGAACAGGGCGCGGCGACGCAGGAGATCACCCGCAGCACGCAATATGCGGCGCAGGGCACCAAGAACGTCTCGGACAACATCACCGGCGTGAAGGCCGACGCCGACACCGCGGCCGGCGCCGCGGAGAACGTCAAGCAGGCCTCCGAAACGCTGGAGACGCAGAGCCGCCAACTCGGCCAGCAGGTCAGCGACTTCCTGGGCAAGATCCGGGCGGCGTAGGGAAGCGCCAGCGTAACACGATCGACGTCGTCCTGGCGAAAGCCAGGACCCATAACCACCGGCCTCTGCAATGGGCAGGCTGGTGGTTATCTGCGTGCCGCCAAACTCACATTCGGGGTAATGGGTCCTGGCTTTCGCCAGGACGACGTGGGGAAACCCTACTCCTTCGCCACCACCGGCACCTGGCGGAATTTGGCCCGGACCGAATCCGGCAGCGGCGAGAAATTCATCGCGACGCCGCGGCGGTCGTTGGCGTTGCGGTTCGCAACGACCAGACCGCCCGCTCCCGCAACGATGTCACCCTTGCGCAAGGTGGGGTCGTCCTCGACCTTGACCTGGGCAAGCCCCACCGGATCCTTGCCGTTGCAGGTGCAGCCCGCAACGATCTCGTTGCGGTAGCGGAACGCGTTCGGCAGGTCGGAGTAGGATTTCCCGCTCTCGTTCGTGGCGTCGTCGATGTTGCTGCCATAAACCAGCGAAGTTTCGGAAGTCGGACAGAAGCTCTTGCAGGATTGCGCCTTGCTCTCGGCGTCACTCCCCTGCGCAGGGAAATAGCGACCGTCGCAGCCGCGCACACAGTAGGCCGTGCCGCCGCCATAGGCAGCCCGCTGCCGCGGCGCATCGTAGCGCGGCATGTCGTCATTCGGGAACGGAGTGCGGATCTGTGGAGGCCGCGCTCCGAACGCGCCGAACAGTGCCGAGAAAAAATCTTCCGCATGCGCGGACGGCGCCAATCCCGGACCGGCCGAGATAGCGACCAGAACTGCCGCACCGCCAGCCAGCTTGCCAATCAGGCGTCTCTTCATATCACCTCACTCAAACTCTTCAGTTCACGGCAGACGGGGAGATGTTCAAGGCCTGCCGGCCCGACGGCACCGTCGTCGCCGCGGGGCGCCTGCGCCAGGAATCACTTCCCTTGTCGCCGCCCTTCGCCATCAGCGGGGCGTTCTTCGGCAGCACGACGACCTTGGCGCCGACATTGACGCGGCTGAACAGGTCGGTGACGTCCTCGTTGGTCATGCGGATGCAGCCGGAGGAGACGAACTTGCCGATGGTGGTGGGATCGTTGGTGCCGTGGATGCGATACTCACTCGATCCCAGATACATCGCGCGCGCGCCGAGCGGATTGCCGGGGCCGCCGGCGACGAAGCGCGGCAGGTAAGGCTGGCGCGCGATCATCTCGGCGGGTGGATGCCAGTCCGGCCATTCCGCCTTGCGGCTGATGTTCTGGACGCCCGACCAGGTAAAACCCTCGCGGCCGACGCCGACGCCATAGCGGATGGCCCGGCCATTGCCGAGCACGTAATAGAGGTATGTATTGCCGGTATCGATCACGATGGTGCCGGCCGGCTCGCTGCGGTCAAAACTGACGATCTGCCTGCGCAGCCGGTCGGGAAGCCGGGCATCCTCATCGGTCGCCTGCGCCTCGTCGTTCACATAGCCGTGCGAATAGATCTGAGCTTGCGGATAGGCTTGCGGCTGCATCGGGACATAGCCGAGCGTTTGCGCGCTCGCGGCTCCGAAGGGGGCGACAAGCAGTGCGGCGAAGGCAAAAGCGGTGGCGGCGCGCGGCGAGAAGCGGCGGGCTGGAGAGACCATTGTCATGAGCTGCCCCGTTGGATGTGCGCATCAGGGTGATGCGGCTTGCCAACAAACGCAGCCGAGCCGACTCAGGTTCCGCCTCTCGATGCGGCGGCGACGTCACAGTCAAGCGAGCGCAGCTTCACGAAGCCGCGATGGAACCCCGGCGCCGCCTCGGACGTTGTGACGTCATCAATGGGCGCGCGGAAGCTTTCCGTGCGGGAGAGGGTATTGTGCGCGTCCTTCCCAGTGAACGTCTGATTCCCGGCGGCGGCGAAGGTGAGCCGCTCCCCGGCAGCCATGCTGACCTGCCGCCAGTCATCCGCCGCACCGAGTTCGTCGCCTTCGCGATCGCCGGCCTGCTGCTGATCGCAGTGGTCGCGGTGCTCTACGTTGCAAGGGCGTTCTTCCTCCCCGTGGTGATGGCCTTTGTCGTCGGCACGATGCTGTCCCCGGCTGCGACCTTCCTGGAAAACCGCAAGGTGCCGCGCGGGCTGGGCGCAGTCCTGATCGTGATTGCCGTGACCGCCGTGGTGACCTTCGTCGTCGCGCTGATCGCCTCGCCCGTGATGGAGTGGAGCTCGCGCCTGCCCGAGCTCGGCGCGCAGTTGAAAGACAAGCTGCACGTGTTCGACCGGCCGCTGATGCTGTGGCGCGAGCTGCAAGCCATGGTCGGCGGCTCGGAGGGGCTGCCGAGCTTCCAGCTGCCGAAATTCGAATGGGTGCAGCCGACGCTGGAATTCCTCTCGCCCACCTTCACCGAATTCCTGCTGTTCTTCGTCACGCTGATCCTGTTCATCGCGAGCTGGCGCGATCTGCGGCGGGCGTTGATCATGACGTTCAGCGACCGCGATGCGCGGCTGCGCACGCTGCGCATTCTCAACGAGATCGAGGTCCATCTCGGCAGTTACCTGCTGACGGTGACCGTCATCAATATCGGCGTGGGCATTGCCGCCGGATTGGTCTGCGCCCTGACCGGCATGCCCAACCCGGCCGGCCTGGGCGCACTTGCCGCAACCCTCAACTTCATCCCGATCATCGGGCCGATTGCGATGTTCGCCATATTGGTCGTGGTGGGCCTCGTCGCCTTCCCGACCATCGGCGGCGGCCTGGCTGCCGCCATCGCCTTCGGCGGCATCACCTTCCTGGAGGGACATTTCGTCACGCCGACCATCATCGGCCGCCGCCTGGCGCTGAATGCGCTGGCGGTGCTGCTGGCGCTGGCGTTCTGGACCTGGTTGTGGGGGCCGATGGGTGCCTTCCTGTCGTCGCCGCTACTCATCGTCGGGCTGATCCTGAAGGAACATCTTTTGCCGGAGGATGCGCCGCAGCTGCCGCAGGAGTAACCGGTTTCCGCAATCGGAACTTACCCGACGACGAAACGTTTTCCGGCTATCTCAGCCGCAAACAGTTCGGAGCTTCCTGATGTCAACGACCAGTGCCGAAGCCGGAATGAGCGACTGGACCGACAAAGCCTCCAGAGAACGCCTCGAGAAGGATGTAGCAGCCGTGAAAAGCGATATCGCCGCCCTCACCGACCAGATCACCGACGCGCTCAATACCTTTGCCAATTCCACCAGCAAGCAGGCCAGGCGGGGCTATCGCCAGGCGCGCGAGAACATGGATTCCGCGATCGACGACATGTCGGAGCGCAGCAGCGCCATGATGGGCGCAGCGCAGGATGCCTATGGATCGATCGAGGAGACGCTGGAAGAGGCGATCACGCAGCGGCCGCTGGCGACCGTCGGGCTCGCGCTCGGCATCGGCTTCCTGATCGGCATCGCCTGGCGCCGGTAAGGATGCCCGGCCAACGTTGAGGCGGCGCCGCCGCGCCGCCAAGGCCGGCTTGTGACATCCAGGCTTGTGGGGATCCGAGGAGCAAGGCCATGTTCCAGCGCATCATCGACGGCATCAGTGCATCGACCGGCACGACGGTCCGGCTGACGTCGCTTGCCGCGGGCGCCGCATTCGCGTTGTTCATCACGACATGCTTCCTCTGCGCCGCGGCCTTCATCGCGGTGCTCGAAAAATACGGTCCGGTGCAGGCCTGCCTCACCGGTGCCGGCGTCTTCTTTCTGCTGACCTTGACCGTCGCGGTGAGCTACTGGGCGTACAGACGGCAATTGCGCAAGGAGGCCCGCATCGCGGCCGAGCGCGCCGCGAAGTCGACGGTCCAGAGCATGCTCGCCGACCCCATGCTGCTCGCCACCGGGCTGCAGATCGTCCGTGCCATCGGGGTCAAGCGGCTGTTGCCGATCCTGGCCATCGGCGGCGTTGCGCTGGGAATCATGGCGAGCCGCGCCGGCGTCCCCGACGAAGCATCGGCAGAGCCCGCCGAGTAACGGCCGGCATCTCAGCCGCGGCTGCGGACGATACAGATCGCGGCCACCGCGAGCGGAATGGTCAACGCGCCCCAGGACAGCGGCAGCCAAATTCCGGTCTGACCAATCAACGCCGCGAACAGGCCGAAAATGCTCAGGGCCGCGAGCAACGCAGGCCAGCGCCAGATCAGGTTGAGCGAGCGGCGGGCCGTCATTCTGCTGCTCCCGGCGACGACAGCGGCAGGGTCGCGGCGGGCCGCTGTTGCGTCTTCGCGGCCTGCGGCCGCGCAAGCCAGAGATAGAGCCCGCTGCCGAGCACGAAGATCGTCACGAGGTCCAGCACCACCCAGATGATCTTCAGCGGCATGCCGCCATAGTCGCCGAAATGCAGCGGGCGCGACAGTTCCAGCGCGCGAAGGTACCAGGGCATGGTGACCGCGGACACCAGCGCTCCGCTTCTCGCATCGACCAGCACCGGGCTGAACAGGCGCGAGGTCAGCGGCTCCTTGCCCTTGGTCCAGACCACGTAGTGGAAGGGCGAACCGAACGGCGAGCCGGGATACACGACGCTGGTCGCGGTCATGTCGGGGAAGGCCGCCTTCACCGTGTCATAGGCCGCCTGCGGCGAGGACAGCTCCGACGTGTGCGGCACCGGCTTGCCCTGCAGCGGCGCCAGCATCGCGCGGACGTCGGTCTGCTGCCACAGCGCGAACAGCGGCGTCGAGAGCTCGTTGATCACGCCGGTGGTGCCGACCACCAGCGCCCAGCCGACGGTGACGACGCCGAGCAGGTTATGCAGGTCGAGCCATTTCAGCCGTGGCGACCTCGCCGCGCGCACGGTGCCGAAATCCAGCTTGCGCATGAAGGGCCCGTAGATCGCGATGCCGGAGACGATCGCTGCGATGAACAGAAGCGCCATCGCGCCGAGGAACAATTCGCCCGCAAGCCCTGCGAACAGGTCGCGGTGCAGCGACAGCATCAATTGCAGGAATGTCAGCCCGTCCTCCCCGAACGGTTTGGTCTGCTTCAGCACATCGCCGGTGTGGGCGTCGAACCGGATCGAGTGCAGCGACCTGCGGTTGGCCTTGAAGGCCTCCCAGGAGCTCGCCATGAACACCATGATCTTGGGCTCGTCATCGTCGACGAACACCGAGAGGATGGTCTCGCCGGGATACAGCTTCCGGCTGGCCCCGACCACCCGGTCAAGGCTGACATTGGGCGTGCCCTCGGCGACCTGCGCATAGGGCAAGGCGTCGTCGAGCAGGCCGTCGATCTCGTCGCGCAACACCAGCGGCAGGCCGGTGATGCAGATCAGCAGCAGGAACAGCGTGCAGATCAGGCTCGACCATTTATGCACGAACAGCCAGCGCCGCAGCGCGGGCGTTCGCTCATAGACACGTTCCCTGGAGATCGCCTGTTCGGTCATGCCGTTCCTCTACCAGTGGTAGCGCAGCGTCGCAATCACGTTACGACGGAGGCCGTAATAGCAGCCGATGTCCTG is a genomic window of Bradyrhizobium sp. CB1717 containing:
- a CDS encoding HAMP domain-containing methyl-accepting chemotaxis protein, whose translation is MLNRLTVSALLKAVIAITSVCVVVVLSLTAYASWDRLKTANRISQIADASADLFKAMHNLRTDRSTTNRLLNATEPMDAEIEKYLRAIRDAEMPAMAHALELLPTMEFPQSGTLVPELARLYKSASEQQKQFWEEVVKPKDQRRAGLPKEYMETTQGLLDTLDKLSNALAATVNHQDAAIDQLLSIKQNAWLLRNTAGEASLIISLGLNSGRIAPEARLAYTQFVGGTAAMWKALELSASGMQLPPALSSAMTAAKTAYFDLQYLALRDRLANTLANGEKAEMTANQWTPVTVGRLSSAVAVAETALDAAKNHTLEQRGAALRALILQLVLLALAVALALGAIMLVSRRVIRPLNTIRDAMLKVAGGDLAVDSGYLDRRDEIGALAGALEAFKQQATDKLKIEAQESERNAGASARQRAIETYVGEFEGVVRKTLGELSEASGEMRKTSGDLSAVSRQTNDRVQVAGKASNDASMSVDSVAAAAEELSASINDISQQAAHAAGIAGRAVTQARETDGTVQGLAKSAGRIGEVVGLINTIAAQTNLLALNATIEAARAGEAGRGFAVVASEVKSLASQTAKATEEISEQIADIQKVAGDAINAIQTIGGIIGEVNEVATAIAAAVQEQGAATQEITRSTQFAAQGTKNVSDNITGVKADADAAAAAADNVKHASEMLESQSRQLGHEVSDFLGKIRAA
- a CDS encoding methyl-accepting chemotaxis protein, yielding MLNRLTVSTLLKAVILSTALVVVVGFSISAWSSWTRLQQANRIVAVSGASAEVFKAMANIRADRSTSSRQLNSDVQLDQDIEKYIRGIRDILMPALARAIEILPSIDLPQGEAMVSDLSRLNKLLLEKQAEFWTEVAKPKASRRAALAKEYTDAEDGLMAILEKLAPMLGASVNHQDAIIDQFLMIKQMAWLLRLSAGESSLIVGNALGTGKITPELQLAYTKFVGGTDTAWNAIELATVGMQLPPALAAAMANAKAVYFDPQYATTRDGIIAAVAKGEKPSMTANQWSPYSVGRMASAIKLADAALEAAKDHSATQRAAAVQLLIVNIALLVAAIVLTGAAMLAVSRRVITPLHRIRDAMLEVAGGDLTIDSGYLDRHDEIGSLAGALETFKQQAIDKLKIEEQERERNAGAAARQRAMEAYVGEFEGVVRKSLGELSEASGEMRKTSGDLSAVSRQTNERVEIAGKASNDASMSVDSVAAAAEELSASINDISQQAAHAAGIASRAVNQARETDSTVQGLAQSAGRIGEVVGLINTIAAQTNLLALNATIEAARAGEAGRGFAVVASEVKSLASQTAKATEEISEQIADIQKVAGDAINAIQAIGGIIGEVNEVATAIAAAVQEQGAATQEITRSTQYAAQGTKNVSDNITGVKADADTAAGAAENVKQASETLETQSRQLGQQVSDFLGKIRAA
- a CDS encoding DUF2865 domain-containing protein; this translates as MKRRLIGKLAGGAAVLVAISAGPGLAPSAHAEDFFSALFGAFGARPPQIRTPFPNDDMPRYDAPRQRAAYGGGTAYCVRGCDGRYFPAQGSDAESKAQSCKSFCPTSETSLVYGSNIDDATNESGKSYSDLPNAFRYRNEIVAGCTCNGKDPVGLAQVKVEDDPTLRKGDIVAGAGGLVVANRNANDRRGVAMNFSPLPDSVRAKFRQVPVVAKE
- a CDS encoding L,D-transpeptidase yields the protein MTMVSPARRFSPRAATAFAFAALLVAPFGAASAQTLGYVPMQPQAYPQAQIYSHGYVNDEAQATDEDARLPDRLRRQIVSFDRSEPAGTIVIDTGNTYLYYVLGNGRAIRYGVGVGREGFTWSGVQNISRKAEWPDWHPPAEMIARQPYLPRFVAGGPGNPLGARAMYLGSSEYRIHGTNDPTTIGKFVSSGCIRMTNEDVTDLFSRVNVGAKVVVLPKNAPLMAKGGDKGSDSWRRRPAATTVPSGRQALNISPSAVN
- a CDS encoding AI-2E family transporter; amino-acid sequence: MRVLPSERLIPGGGEGEPLPGSHADLPPVIRRTEFVAFAIAGLLLIAVVAVLYVARAFFLPVVMAFVVGTMLSPAATFLENRKVPRGLGAVLIVIAVTAVVTFVVALIASPVMEWSSRLPELGAQLKDKLHVFDRPLMLWRELQAMVGGSEGLPSFQLPKFEWVQPTLEFLSPTFTEFLLFFVTLILFIASWRDLRRALIMTFSDRDARLRTLRILNEIEVHLGSYLLTVTVINIGVGIAAGLVCALTGMPNPAGLGALAATLNFIPIIGPIAMFAILVVVGLVAFPTIGGGLAAAIAFGGITFLEGHFVTPTIIGRRLALNALAVLLALAFWTWLWGPMGAFLSSPLLIVGLILKEHLLPEDAPQLPQE
- a CDS encoding DUF883 family protein — its product is MSTTSAEAGMSDWTDKASRERLEKDVAAVKSDIAALTDQITDALNTFANSTSKQARRGYRQARENMDSAIDDMSERSSAMMGAAQDAYGSIEETLEEAITQRPLATVGLALGIGFLIGIAWRR
- a CDS encoding PepSY-associated TM helix domain-containing protein, which gives rise to MTEQAISRERVYERTPALRRWLFVHKWSSLICTLFLLLICITGLPLVLRDEIDGLLDDALPYAQVAEGTPNVSLDRVVGASRKLYPGETILSVFVDDDEPKIMVFMASSWEAFKANRRSLHSIRFDAHTGDVLKQTKPFGEDGLTFLQLMLSLHRDLFAGLAGELFLGAMALLFIAAIVSGIAIYGPFMRKLDFGTVRAARSPRLKWLDLHNLLGVVTVGWALVVGTTGVINELSTPLFALWQQTDVRAMLAPLQGKPVPHTSELSSPQAAYDTVKAAFPDMTATSVVYPGSPFGSPFHYVVWTKGKEPLTSRLFSPVLVDARSGALVSAVTMPWYLRALELSRPLHFGDYGGMPLKIIWVVLDLVTIFVLGSGLYLWLARPQAAKTQQRPAATLPLSSPGAAE